One bacterium DNA segment encodes these proteins:
- a CDS encoding LuxR C-terminal-related transcriptional regulator, protein MARRPRKPSAKRRTAGRPVREDGPGVGPPPRRRHNLPIQLTTFIGREREIAGVQRLLTTAPLLTLTGAGGAGKTRLALRVAAECLEQYPDGVWFVDLAPVADPALVPSSVAAALGVPEQPGRPLADTLAAYLRTSRPLLVLDNCEHLRAACQALADRLLRASETVRVLATSREALGVAGEITYRVPPLQFPAARHAASAADMVRYDALRLFTERAALAQPEFTVTDDSAPTILQICRRLDGMPLAIEFAAARVAALSVEQIAARLDDRLRLLTAGSRQTLPRHQTLRATLDWSHDLLTEREQTLFRRLAVFAGGFTLEAAERVCPGTGIAEQDILDLLTRLVDKSLVVFDQRRGDPRYRLLDSVRQYGQERLEASDDTEAIRRRHRDWYLDFADRAGDALRGHAQDLWLSRMETEHDNLRAALAWSKAAGDIAGWLRLTGALTWFWFMGEHWGEGRRWVEDALAAGGTAEPLSRRTRWGAMLFALAQGDIPRVEELTGNLNFTGAGRDDQVFGIVARIAKGNIAADTGMDHGVRPLEEAVAQAHALGDRWLLAFALTQLSVALRKRGHYDRAVDLCAESARLFEALGDRWRHSIALRNLGITMLRRGSYDEAVDAYAKSIRLRAPEQNRWVVFQGLEGLACVECARAHYERAAVLFAAAAPVQEALRARRDSDFLAEVQRYGDRARMSLSGRAFEAAQIAGRAMTLEQAIEYALPPAKSEPASLGQEDRGPADSSLTGREREVARLVARGLTNRQIAAALVVSERTAEGHVQSILNKLSFNTRAQVAVWAVEHGLHLSSA, encoded by the coding sequence ATGGCTCGTCGACCGAGGAAGCCGAGCGCGAAACGACGGACGGCCGGGCGGCCTGTCCGCGAGGATGGGCCCGGAGTCGGCCCGCCGCCGCGGCGCCGTCACAACCTTCCGATCCAACTCACGACCTTCATCGGCCGCGAGCGGGAGATCGCCGGCGTCCAACGGCTGCTGACGACCGCCCCGTTGCTGACCCTCACGGGCGCCGGAGGCGCCGGCAAGACCAGGTTGGCTCTTCGGGTGGCCGCCGAATGTCTTGAGCAGTACCCGGACGGCGTGTGGTTTGTCGATCTGGCACCGGTCGCCGATCCGGCGCTCGTCCCCAGCAGCGTCGCGGCCGCGCTCGGCGTCCCGGAGCAGCCGGGCCGTCCATTAGCCGACACGCTGGCCGCTTACCTGCGAACGAGCCGCCCCCTGCTGGTCTTGGACAACTGTGAGCACCTCCGCGCGGCGTGTCAGGCTCTCGCCGATCGTCTGCTGCGGGCGAGCGAGACTGTTCGGGTGCTCGCGACCAGCCGGGAGGCGCTCGGAGTCGCGGGGGAGATCACGTACCGTGTCCCGCCGCTACAGTTTCCCGCTGCGCGTCACGCGGCATCCGCCGCGGATATGGTCCGGTATGATGCGCTGCGCCTCTTTACCGAACGGGCCGCGCTCGCGCAGCCGGAGTTCACCGTTACCGATGACAGTGCTCCGACGATCCTGCAGATTTGCCGGCGGCTGGATGGCATGCCGCTCGCCATCGAGTTTGCCGCCGCCCGCGTGGCGGCGCTGTCCGTTGAGCAGATCGCCGCGCGGCTCGACGACCGGTTGCGGCTGTTGACGGCGGGGTCGAGGCAAACCCTCCCCCGGCATCAGACGTTGCGCGCGACGCTGGATTGGAGCCACGATCTGCTGACGGAGCGCGAACAGACGTTGTTCCGGCGGCTCGCGGTCTTCGCCGGCGGGTTCACGCTGGAGGCGGCTGAACGAGTCTGCCCCGGCACCGGCATCGCGGAGCAGGACATCTTGGACCTCTTGACGCGCCTTGTCGACAAGTCGCTTGTCGTCTTCGATCAACGTCGCGGCGACCCCCGATACCGGCTGCTGGACAGTGTGCGCCAGTACGGCCAGGAGCGGCTCGAAGCGTCCGACGACACCGAGGCCATCCGGCGGCGGCATCGCGATTGGTACCTGGACTTTGCCGACCGCGCAGGCGACGCACTGCGCGGACACGCGCAAGACCTGTGGCTGAGCCGGATGGAGACGGAGCACGACAACCTCCGGGCGGCGCTCGCGTGGAGCAAAGCGGCCGGCGACATCGCCGGGTGGCTGCGGTTGACCGGTGCGCTCACCTGGTTCTGGTTCATGGGCGAGCACTGGGGCGAGGGGCGGCGGTGGGTGGAGGACGCGCTCGCGGCCGGCGGGACGGCGGAGCCGCTGAGCCGGCGGACCCGCTGGGGGGCCATGCTCTTTGCGCTCGCGCAGGGAGACATCCCGCGCGTGGAAGAGCTGACCGGAAACCTGAATTTCACCGGTGCGGGCCGGGACGACCAGGTATTTGGCATTGTGGCGCGCATCGCCAAGGGCAACATCGCCGCCGACACCGGGATGGACCATGGGGTCCGGCCCCTCGAAGAAGCGGTCGCCCAAGCGCACGCGCTGGGTGATCGATGGCTCCTTGCGTTCGCCCTAACGCAACTATCGGTCGCCCTGCGAAAGCGCGGTCACTACGACCGCGCGGTCGATCTCTGCGCCGAAAGCGCGCGGCTGTTCGAGGCGCTTGGAGACCGGTGGCGTCATTCGATCGCGCTGCGCAACTTGGGCATCACGATGCTGCGCCGCGGCTCGTATGACGAGGCGGTGGACGCCTACGCGAAGAGCATCCGGCTCCGCGCTCCGGAGCAAAACCGATGGGTCGTCTTTCAAGGGCTCGAGGGGCTGGCGTGCGTCGAATGTGCGCGCGCCCACTATGAACGAGCCGCCGTTCTGTTCGCCGCGGCGGCACCCGTCCAGGAGGCGCTTCGAGCCCGGCGGGACTCGGACTTCCTGGCCGAGGTTCAGCGCTACGGCGATCGCGCACGCATGTCTTTGAGCGGACGGGCATTCGAAGCGGCCCAGATCGCGGGCCGCGCGATGACTCTGGAACAGGCCATCGAATACGCGCTGCCACCGGCCAAATCAGAACCGGCGTCCCTCGGGCAGGAGGATAGAGGGCCGGCCGATTCCTCGCTCACGGGTCGTGAGCGCGAGGTCGCCCGGCTCGTCGCGCGCGGGTTGACCAACCGGCAGATTGCCGCGGCCTTGGTGGTGTCCGAGCGTACGGCCGAGGGTCACGTCCAGAGCATCCTCAACAAACTGAGCTTCAACACCCGCGCGCAGGTGGCCGTCTGGGCCGTGGAGCACGGACTGCACCTATCTTCGGCCTGA
- a CDS encoding DUF3830 family protein: MDVELVLDGVTARVTLLEMAAPRTTKALWEALPISDRAVQVKWSGDAWRTEGDYDIGITAVENEGHVLAAGDLIYYPRMKKIGLAYGRAEWRHPDLSFALHVSVIGRVSSQLEAVVAASRRVWLEGARPLRLSRAE, from the coding sequence GTGGACGTGGAGCTCGTTCTGGACGGCGTGACGGCGCGGGTGACCTTGCTCGAGATGGCGGCGCCGCGCACCACGAAGGCGCTGTGGGAGGCGCTTCCGATCAGCGACCGCGCCGTGCAGGTCAAGTGGTCGGGCGACGCGTGGCGGACCGAAGGCGACTACGACATCGGCATCACCGCGGTCGAGAACGAGGGACACGTGCTGGCGGCCGGCGATCTCATCTACTACCCGCGGATGAAGAAGATCGGTCTGGCCTATGGGCGCGCGGAGTGGCGTCACCCCGACCTTTCGTTCGCGCTCCACGTGTCCGTGATCGGCAGGGTGAGCTCGCAGCTCGAGGCCGTCGTCGCCGCGAGCCGGCGCGTCTGGCTCGAGGGCGCGCGTCCGCTGCGGCTGAGCCGGGCAGAGTAG
- a CDS encoding antibiotic biosynthesis monooxygenase, whose amino-acid sequence MNLRLVQFSLGPGSRSAAEAIADKIVPAIRSQQGCDRCEFFADNETGDYGLVVLWASKQAADAAASVIGPVLRPVLADAKAPHNIKLFEVYQPKTR is encoded by the coding sequence ATGAATTTGAGACTCGTTCAGTTCAGCTTGGGCCCGGGGAGCCGCTCGGCAGCCGAAGCGATAGCCGACAAGATCGTCCCCGCCATTCGATCGCAACAGGGCTGCGACCGATGCGAGTTCTTCGCCGACAACGAAACGGGCGACTACGGTCTGGTCGTATTGTGGGCGTCGAAGCAGGCCGCCGACGCCGCCGCCTCAGTGATCGGTCCCGTTTTGAGGCCGGTCCTGGCCGACGCGAAGGCGCCACACAACATCAAACTGTTTGAGGTGTACCAGCCGAAGACGAGGTAG
- the cydB gene encoding cytochrome d ubiquinol oxidase subunit II, with the protein MAMFWFVILIVLLVAYAILDGFDLGVGVLHLAVARTDAERRTALNAIGPVWDANEVWLLGFGVGTFLAFPRAFAVGFSGFYLPLMVVLWLLMGRGVALEFRHHIADPLWQGAWDVVFSVTSLLLALFYGIAAGNVVTGVPIGADGYFQGLFGWLLNPYALVMGLFSVALLMLHGAYYLCLKADGPLGERAHRVAEPLWTVVLVLAIVLTVATFALRPELLGNYRVYPIWLLAPLAAAVCLVVTRRAHQRRRYGAAFLATSGIIAALLTATAIGAYPYLLRSQPFPERSLTVANAAAAPAGLAAATLWLLPGVFLIIVYQVVVYRVFAGKVRMDAGAHY; encoded by the coding sequence ATGGCGATGTTCTGGTTCGTCATTCTCATCGTGCTCCTCGTGGCATACGCGATCCTGGACGGGTTCGACCTGGGCGTCGGGGTCCTGCACTTGGCGGTGGCGCGGACGGACGCCGAGCGGCGAACGGCGCTCAACGCGATCGGGCCGGTGTGGGACGCCAACGAGGTGTGGTTGCTCGGCTTTGGGGTCGGGACCTTCCTCGCTTTTCCCCGCGCCTTCGCCGTGGGGTTCAGCGGATTCTATCTGCCGTTGATGGTCGTTCTGTGGCTGCTGATGGGCCGCGGCGTCGCGCTCGAATTTCGCCACCATATCGCCGATCCTTTGTGGCAGGGGGCCTGGGACGTCGTGTTTTCGGTGACCAGCCTGCTCCTCGCGTTGTTTTACGGCATCGCAGCCGGCAACGTAGTGACCGGCGTCCCGATCGGCGCCGACGGGTACTTCCAGGGCCTGTTCGGGTGGCTGCTGAATCCGTACGCCCTCGTCATGGGCCTGTTCAGCGTGGCGCTGCTCATGCTCCACGGCGCCTACTATTTGTGCCTGAAAGCGGACGGCCCGCTTGGTGAGCGCGCGCACCGCGTGGCGGAGCCGTTGTGGACCGTCGTGCTGGTGCTGGCGATCGTGCTGACCGTTGCGACGTTTGCGCTTCGGCCCGAGCTGCTGGGGAACTATCGCGTCTATCCGATCTGGCTGCTCGCCCCGCTCGCGGCCGCGGTATGCCTTGTCGTGACGCGGCGGGCGCACCAGCGGCGCCGGTACGGCGCGGCGTTTTTGGCGACGAGCGGGATTATCGCGGCACTGCTCACTGCGACGGCAATCGGCGCCTACCCGTACCTCTTGCGGTCGCAGCCGTTTCCCGAGCGCAGCCTGACCGTGGCCAACGCCGCCGCGGCGCCGGCCGGACTCGCCGCGGCGACACTGTGGCTGCTTCCCGGTGTGTTCCTCATTATCGTCTACCAAGTGGTCGTGTACCGGGTGTTCGCCGGCAAGGTACGGATGGACGCCGGGGCGCACTACTGA
- a CDS encoding cytochrome ubiquinol oxidase subunit I encodes MTDAVIADRLQFTFTVMFHYLFPILTMGLAPLIVVLRTLHLIRGEARCGAAARFWTRIFALNFAIGVITGIPMEFQFGTNWAQFSAYAGGVIGQFLGLEGVFAFFLESTFLGIVLFGEGRVPPRLHWLATVLLAAGAWLSGLFITATNAWMQHPVGYRLAPDGTAQVASLGAMLGNPFLWWQYAHVINGAVLSAAVVMASIGAYYLLAGRHVEFGRLSVALGVGVGVVFSLTQLFPTGDMNSRNVTAYQPVKLAAMEGLFETRYGAPLAIIGMPSTTERKLLDPVFVPDALSFLAYGNLRAEVKGLNDYPEMDWPLVQITYYAYHIMVGLGTILIVALLLGVLLWWRGILFTSRWFLWVLMLLLPFPYIANEAGWVVTEVGRQPWLVYGLLRTAAGGSPTVEAGETIFTVLGFAGTYALLGVLAVFLAILLVLRGPDEPSSAAAVR; translated from the coding sequence ATGACAGACGCGGTGATCGCCGATCGTCTTCAATTTACGTTTACCGTCATGTTCCACTACCTCTTCCCGATCCTCACGATGGGACTGGCTCCGCTGATCGTCGTCCTCCGGACGCTGCACCTAATCCGGGGGGAGGCGCGCTGTGGCGCGGCGGCCCGCTTCTGGACTCGCATCTTTGCGCTCAACTTCGCCATCGGGGTGATCACAGGGATCCCGATGGAGTTTCAGTTCGGCACCAACTGGGCGCAGTTTTCGGCCTACGCCGGAGGCGTGATCGGACAGTTTCTCGGCCTCGAAGGCGTATTCGCGTTCTTCCTCGAGTCGACGTTCCTTGGGATCGTGCTGTTCGGCGAAGGCCGCGTCCCGCCCCGGCTACATTGGCTCGCGACGGTGCTGCTCGCGGCCGGGGCTTGGCTGTCGGGCTTGTTCATCACTGCCACAAACGCCTGGATGCAGCACCCGGTTGGCTATCGTCTTGCGCCGGACGGAACGGCGCAGGTCGCGAGCCTGGGCGCGATGCTCGGCAACCCGTTCCTCTGGTGGCAGTACGCCCACGTGATCAACGGCGCCGTACTCTCCGCCGCCGTCGTGATGGCGTCGATCGGCGCGTACTACCTGCTTGCCGGCCGCCACGTAGAGTTCGGACGGCTCTCGGTCGCCCTCGGGGTGGGGGTGGGGGTGGTGTTCTCGCTGACGCAGCTGTTTCCGACCGGCGACATGAACAGCCGGAACGTGACAGCCTATCAACCGGTCAAACTCGCCGCGATGGAGGGCCTGTTCGAGACGCGGTACGGCGCGCCGCTTGCGATCATCGGGATGCCGTCGACGACGGAGCGCAAGCTGCTGGATCCGGTCTTCGTGCCGGACGCGCTGAGCTTCCTCGCCTACGGCAACCTGCGCGCTGAGGTCAAGGGTCTCAACGACTACCCCGAGATGGACTGGCCACTCGTGCAGATCACCTACTACGCCTACCACATCATGGTGGGGCTGGGGACGATCCTCATCGTCGCCCTCCTGCTCGGGGTGCTGCTGTGGTGGCGCGGGATCTTGTTCACGAGCCGGTGGTTTCTCTGGGTGTTGATGCTGTTGCTTCCGTTCCCCTATATCGCGAATGAGGCCGGCTGGGTTGTGACCGAGGTCGGCCGCCAGCCGTGGCTGGTGTACGGCCTGCTGCGGACGGCCGCGGGCGGCTCGCCCACCGTCGAAGCCGGAGAGACGATCTTTACCGTCCTGGGATTCGCCGGCACGTACGCCCTGCTCGGCGTCCTCGCCGTTTTCCTGGCGATACTGCTCGTGCTGCGCGGGCCCGACGAGCCGTCGTCCGCGGCGGCGGTGCGCTGA
- a CDS encoding nuclear transport factor 2 family protein, with the protein MSERVDVVKRLFDAVRRRDRAALLEAYHPEVSIHEARSLPYGGRFHGHSGAVEHVEGFYRTWEGLKPPSLFEDIGTTRPRLFEFLEAAQDHVVVIGRQLAVGPDGSALDVPEAFVFTVQDKRVIESWMFNQDTVAILEFLRNAGR; encoded by the coding sequence ATGTCGGAGCGAGTTGATGTTGTGAAGCGGTTGTTTGATGCGGTGAGGCGGCGCGACCGAGCGGCCCTCCTGGAGGCCTACCACCCCGAGGTGTCGATCCACGAGGCACGCTCGCTGCCATACGGCGGCCGTTTCCATGGACATTCGGGGGCCGTCGAACACGTGGAGGGATTTTACCGGACGTGGGAGGGCCTGAAACCTCCGAGTCTCTTCGAAGACATCGGCACGACGCGCCCCCGCCTGTTCGAGTTTCTTGAGGCGGCCCAGGATCACGTCGTGGTGATCGGCCGGCAGCTCGCGGTCGGACCCGACGGGAGCGCGCTGGATGTCCCGGAGGCGTTCGTGTTCACCGTGCAGGACAAACGAGTCATCGAGTCCTGGATGTTCAACCAGGATACGGTCGCGATCCTCGAGTTCTTGAGGAACGCCGGACGATAA
- a CDS encoding creatininase family protein, translating to MARKWNLALMSYKEIGAIPKDRAVLMVPIGCVEQHGPAGYTGADTFLADYLCRRTAEGLEDVYVAPPLWYGYTPYTAFPGTVTLRLATLEALVRDVVGGYVVHGFRHIIIVNNHGPNEAAIEPVAAEMRRQHGIVISILYPWRLAEHFGREIIPNAAHVFGHGGEPTISVMLALHPEAITIDGHGERRGYVRDAGPISASSYRTAAFQGFSIGLFSEAAEVLPSGASGDWTAASAERGGEVLDRMVAYAREFVPAFLRFSQGRQSAAGSSSAVRERRDVRPGRSE from the coding sequence ATGGCGCGCAAATGGAACCTCGCCCTCATGAGCTACAAAGAGATCGGTGCGATCCCGAAAGATCGCGCCGTGTTGATGGTCCCGATCGGGTGCGTTGAGCAGCACGGGCCGGCCGGCTACACCGGTGCCGACACATTTCTTGCCGACTATCTCTGCCGGCGTACGGCGGAAGGTCTGGAGGATGTGTACGTCGCGCCGCCCCTATGGTACGGCTATACCCCGTACACGGCATTCCCGGGAACGGTGACGCTGCGCCTTGCGACCCTCGAAGCCCTAGTCCGGGACGTGGTCGGTGGATACGTGGTCCACGGCTTCCGCCATATCATCATTGTGAACAACCACGGCCCGAACGAGGCCGCGATCGAACCGGTCGCCGCGGAGATGCGGCGGCAGCACGGCATTGTGATCAGTATCCTGTACCCTTGGCGCCTCGCCGAGCACTTCGGCCGTGAGATCATTCCAAACGCCGCTCACGTGTTCGGGCACGGCGGTGAACCGACGATCTCGGTTATGCTGGCGCTCCACCCGGAGGCCATCACGATAGATGGACACGGCGAGAGGCGGGGTTACGTAAGAGACGCCGGGCCGATCTCCGCGTCATCGTATCGCACGGCGGCCTTCCAGGGATTTTCGATCGGTTTGTTCAGCGAAGCCGCGGAGGTACTCCCGAGCGGAGCCAGCGGCGATTGGACTGCGGCGTCCGCAGAGCGCGGCGGGGAGGTTCTCGACCGCATGGTGGCGTACGCGCGGGAGTTCGTGCCGGCATTTCTGCGTTTCAGTCAAGGCCGGCAGTCGGCCGCCGGATCAAGCTCGGCGGTGCGCGAACGACGCGACGTTCGCCCGGGCCGGTCCGAATGA
- a CDS encoding amidohydrolase family protein: protein MEAPATLIKAGRLIDGTGGPVQRDVAVLIERGRITQIRPASSARTPGDRVVVHDHPGLTLMPGLIDTHDHIAHFGHDFRRRFNLAPSLAVLQVARWATETLLAGITTFRDAAGADLGLKTAIDEGLLAGPRMLISLVIITQTGGHGDLIQPCGLTSDFPRLPGVPDGIADGPDGCRKKVREIIRLGADWIKIATTGGVGSPRGGPATRQFTLEELRAMVDEAHAAGKGVMVHAHGGDGLKICLEAGVDSIEHAAVADETDIERMARQGVWLVPTLSVTQRMKERLDADPRSLPAYVAAKLPAVLKTQQRNFRRALEAGVKIAMGTDAGALGHAQNGRELPYMVQAGMTPMQAIVASTAAAASLLGMADDLGTVEPGKRADLILVDGDPLEDIAAVADPTRITLVMKDGVVHKFPEPSR, encoded by the coding sequence GTCGCCGTTTTGATCGAACGCGGCCGCATTACACAGATCCGGCCGGCCTCCTCCGCGCGGACCCCGGGCGACCGGGTCGTGGTGCACGATCATCCCGGCCTAACCCTGATGCCGGGTCTCATCGACACCCACGATCACATTGCCCACTTCGGCCACGACTTCCGGCGGCGGTTCAACTTGGCACCCAGCCTGGCGGTCCTGCAAGTCGCCCGGTGGGCCACCGAGACGCTCCTCGCCGGCATCACGACGTTCCGGGACGCCGCGGGGGCGGATCTCGGCTTGAAGACGGCAATCGACGAAGGGCTCCTCGCCGGCCCGCGGATGCTGATCAGTCTCGTGATCATCACGCAGACCGGCGGCCACGGCGACCTGATCCAGCCGTGCGGGCTCACGTCGGATTTTCCGAGGCTACCCGGAGTGCCGGACGGCATCGCGGACGGCCCCGACGGATGCCGCAAGAAAGTCCGCGAAATCATCCGGCTCGGCGCGGACTGGATCAAGATAGCCACGACGGGCGGTGTCGGATCGCCGCGCGGCGGACCGGCGACGCGGCAGTTCACGCTCGAAGAGCTTCGTGCGATGGTGGACGAGGCGCACGCGGCCGGCAAGGGTGTGATGGTTCACGCGCACGGCGGCGACGGGCTCAAGATCTGCCTCGAGGCGGGCGTCGATTCAATAGAACACGCCGCGGTCGCCGACGAGACTGACATCGAGCGCATGGCGCGCCAGGGCGTGTGGTTGGTGCCGACGCTCAGCGTCACGCAGCGGATGAAGGAACGTCTCGATGCCGATCCGCGATCCCTGCCGGCCTACGTCGCGGCCAAGCTGCCGGCCGTCCTCAAGACGCAGCAGCGCAACTTCCGCCGGGCGCTCGAAGCCGGTGTCAAGATCGCGATGGGCACGGATGCCGGCGCCCTCGGGCACGCCCAGAACGGCAGAGAATTGCCCTACATGGTCCAGGCCGGCATGACGCCGATGCAGGCGATCGTCGCCAGCACCGCCGCGGCCGCTTCGCTCCTGGGCATGGCCGACGACCTGGGCACCGTCGAACCCGGCAAGCGGGCGGACTTGATCCTGGTTGATGGCGATCCGCTCGAGGACATCGCCGCCGTCGCGGATCCGACGCGAATCACGCTGGTGATGAAGGACGGGGTCGTCCACAAATTCCCTGAGCCGAGCCGGTGA
- a CDS encoding helix-turn-helix domain-containing protein has product MPRAPKFDEAQILASARDLVAAHGPAAASVSAIARAIRAPIGSIYHRFESRAVLLGEVWLSAAESFQNAYFEVLRGPEARDAGLAAALYLAQRVRANLAEARVLQLYRRQDFVRHGWPPRMERRARALRQQIDGEFRDFSRRLCERTDARTVRIVTFAVLDAPFAAVRRHVAAKEVPPDYVDLLITATYHATLRLAGVQPSQNPP; this is encoded by the coding sequence ATGCCGAGAGCCCCCAAATTCGACGAAGCCCAGATCCTGGCGTCGGCGCGAGACCTGGTCGCCGCCCACGGCCCCGCGGCGGCGTCCGTAAGCGCGATTGCTCGGGCGATTCGCGCGCCGATCGGCTCAATTTACCACCGATTCGAGTCGCGCGCGGTGCTCCTCGGCGAGGTGTGGTTGAGCGCGGCGGAGTCGTTCCAGAACGCCTACTTCGAGGTCCTTCGGGGGCCCGAAGCCCGCGATGCCGGACTGGCCGCCGCCCTGTACCTCGCGCAACGGGTGCGTGCCAATCTCGCGGAGGCGCGGGTGCTGCAACTCTACCGGCGGCAGGACTTTGTCCGGCACGGCTGGCCACCCCGCATGGAGCGGCGTGCCCGGGCGCTGCGGCAACAGATCGACGGCGAGTTTCGTGACTTCAGCCGGCGGTTGTGTGAACGTACGGATGCCCGCACGGTGCGCATCGTCACGTTCGCCGTGCTCGACGCGCCGTTCGCGGCGGTTCGCCGGCACGTAGCGGCGAAGGAGGTCCCGCCCGATTACGTCGATCTCCTGATAACCGCGACGTACCATGCCACGCTGCGCCTCGCGGGCGTCCAGCCGTCGCAGAACCCGCCGTAG
- a CDS encoding sulfurtransferase: MPRGYAQPEVLVDTDWLGDHLQDPAVRVIEISEDVTLYGQGHIPGAAHINWQTQLQDRVRRDWISREQFENLLGSYGIDNASTLVLYGDKNNWFAAYTFWLCKMFGVDRVRILNGGRAKWIAEGRPMATDAPVYPRALFRAKTPDLSVRAFRDQVQARIEAPGVALVDVRSPQEFSGELIAMPAYPQEGAQRGGHIPGARNIPWGQNVREDGTFKEADDLRRLYESRGVHPDNEVIAYCRIGERSSLTWFTLTYLLGYPRVRNYDGSWTEWGSLVGAPVEKTA; encoded by the coding sequence ATGCCGAGGGGTTACGCGCAACCCGAGGTTTTGGTGGATACGGACTGGCTCGGCGACCACCTGCAAGACCCCGCGGTGCGGGTGATCGAAATTTCCGAGGACGTCACGCTCTACGGTCAGGGGCACATTCCCGGGGCCGCGCATATCAACTGGCAGACCCAGCTCCAAGATCGGGTCCGTCGCGACTGGATTTCCAGAGAGCAGTTCGAGAATCTGCTCGGGTCCTACGGCATCGACAACGCCAGCACGCTGGTGCTGTACGGCGACAAGAACAACTGGTTCGCCGCGTACACATTCTGGCTGTGCAAGATGTTCGGGGTCGACCGCGTCCGCATACTCAACGGCGGCCGGGCGAAGTGGATCGCGGAAGGCCGCCCCATGGCTACCGATGCGCCGGTGTATCCGCGCGCGCTGTTCCGCGCGAAAACTCCGGATCTCAGCGTCCGCGCTTTTCGCGACCAGGTGCAGGCGCGCATCGAGGCGCCCGGCGTGGCGCTCGTCGACGTCCGTTCGCCCCAAGAGTTCAGCGGCGAACTGATCGCGATGCCGGCCTACCCGCAGGAGGGGGCGCAGCGCGGCGGCCACATCCCGGGCGCACGCAACATTCCGTGGGGGCAAAATGTCCGCGAGGACGGCACGTTCAAAGAGGCCGACGATCTTCGCCGCCTGTACGAGAGCCGCGGCGTCCACCCGGACAACGAGGTGATCGCCTACTGCCGCATCGGCGAGCGCTCGTCGCTCACCTGGTTCACGCTGACGTACCTGCTCGGGTACCCTCGCGTCCGCAACTACGACGGGTCGTGGACGGAGTGGGGGAGCCTGGTCGGCGCGCCGGTCGAGAAGACCGCTTAG
- a CDS encoding ABC transporter permease gives MSDQAGFAARGGRLVERHRLAALGGGICAAAFLAALLGPALDRVSPEAVHVSVMLQPPSTAWPLGTDDLGRDILSRLLAGGRISLGVGLAATALAACGGVSAGLVSGYWGRWVDTALMRLADLLFAFPAMVLAVAIVGVLGPNLANATLAIAVVAMPRFARLVRGQVRVLREMEFIEAATATGATGIRIMRRHLLPNLLGLVTIEATLTVSFAILTEASLSFLGLGAQPPTASLGSMLRYGYPFLDQAPWIALAPGMAIMITILGLNLLGDGARDALDPRLRS, from the coding sequence ATGAGTGATCAGGCCGGGTTCGCCGCGCGCGGCGGACGGCTCGTGGAGCGCCACAGGCTCGCCGCGCTCGGCGGAGGAATCTGCGCCGCCGCGTTCCTGGCGGCGCTCCTCGGCCCCGCGCTCGACCGGGTTTCGCCCGAGGCGGTGCACGTTTCGGTGATGCTCCAGCCGCCCTCGACCGCCTGGCCCTTGGGCACCGACGACCTGGGACGGGACATCCTGAGCCGGCTCTTGGCCGGCGGACGGATTTCGCTCGGGGTCGGACTGGCCGCCACCGCGCTGGCCGCCTGCGGGGGGGTCTCGGCGGGGCTCGTCAGCGGATACTGGGGCCGGTGGGTCGACACAGCGCTGATGCGGCTGGCGGACCTGCTGTTCGCGTTCCCGGCGATGGTGCTCGCGGTGGCCATCGTCGGCGTGCTCGGACCGAATCTCGCCAACGCCACGCTCGCGATCGCGGTGGTGGCCATGCCGAGATTCGCGCGGCTTGTCCGCGGACAGGTGCGGGTGCTCCGGGAAATGGAGTTCATCGAAGCCGCCACGGCGACCGGCGCCACCGGGATCCGCATCATGCGGCGTCACCTGCTGCCCAACCTGCTGGGGCTCGTCACGATCGAAGCCACGCTGACCGTGAGCTTTGCCATTCTGACGGAAGCGTCGCTCTCGTTCCTCGGGCTGGGCGCCCAGCCCCCGACCGCGTCCTTGGGCTCGATGCTGCGCTACGGCTACCCCTTCCTCGATCAGGCCCCGTGGATCGCCCTGGCCCCCGGGATGGCGATCATGATCACGATCCTCGGGCTCAATTTGCTCGGCGACGGCGCTCGGGACGCGCTCGACCCGCGGCTCCGTTCCTGA